One Zingiber officinale cultivar Zhangliang unplaced genomic scaffold, Zo_v1.1 ctg182, whole genome shotgun sequence DNA segment encodes these proteins:
- the LOC122036603 gene encoding CST complex subunit STN1-like: MNWFQAIHVKLLASNFLSLTVHNPPNSAPTFFRRGMQVWRLETLGVVVSKDRTGDFLKFVVDDGTGCIPCIIDLTDRSHLGLAAEVETERVLREAATVELGKLMRVRGKITLGEEGGLQLKVRDVVVERDPNMEPLHWMDCIRLARSCYDRAGRP, encoded by the coding sequence ATGAACTGGTTTCAAGCCATCCATGTCAAGCTTTTAGCAAGCAACTTCCTCTCCCTCACTGTCCACAACCCCCCAAACTCTGCTCCTACCTTTTTCAGGAGAGGTATGCAAGTTTGGCGACTAGAGACCCTTGGTGTCGTGGTGAGCAAGGATCGCACCGGCGACTTTCTCAAGTTCGTTGTCGACGATGGCACCGGATGTATTCCTTGCATCATCGACCTCACTGACCGTTCGCATTTGGGGCTCGCTGCAGAAGTGGAGACAGAGAGAGTTCTCAGGGAGGCTGCGACTGTGGAGCTGGGAAAGTTAATGCGAGTCCGAGGCAAGATCACGCTGGGGGAGGAGGGTGGACTGCAGCTTAAGGTGAGGGATGTTGTGGTAGAACGCGATCCCAATATGGAGCCTCTGCACTGGATGGATTGCATCCGCTTGGCTAGGAGTTGTTATGATCGTGCAGGACGCCCCTAA